From Arachis stenosperma cultivar V10309 chromosome 2, arast.V10309.gnm1.PFL2, whole genome shotgun sequence, one genomic window encodes:
- the LOC130963017 gene encoding uncharacterized protein LOC130963017 produces the protein MGATPFHRSILEVQLPKHFDKPTDMRYDGTQDPLEHLTAFEARMNLEGVGDEVRCRAFPVTLAGSAIRWFNGLPQGSIHGFSDISRAFLAQFTTRIAKAKHPTNLLGITQRQGEPTRKYLDRFNDECLEIDGLTDSVASLCLTNGLLNEDFRKHLTTKPVWTMHEIQTVAKEYINDEEVSQVVAANKRHSGYNLPRQQGNGERQKEQAREGAPNKAPRPFPRVGKFTNYTPLTLPIMEVYQQIAEKGILPKPRPLKDRTGGSKNFYCDYHKGYGHQTQDCFDLKDALEQAIREGKLTEFSHLIREPRRRHRDQDEEGKARSAKRR, from the coding sequence ATGGGCGCCACCCCATTCCATCGATCCATCCTCGAAGTCCAGTTGCCGAAGCACTTCGATAAACcgacggacatgaggtacgatgGAACTCAAGACCCTCTGGAACACCTCACAGCCTTCGAAGCTAGGATGAATCTGGAGGGAGTAGGGGACGAGGTGAGATGCCGAGCCTTCCCGGTGACTCTAGCAGGATCCGCGATCagatggtttaacggcctcccgCAGGGGTCCATCCATGGGTTTTCGGACATCAGCCGTGCCTTCCTAGCCCAATTCACAACACGAATAGCAAAGGCAAAGCACCCGACCAACCTTCTGGGGATAACCCAGAGACAGGGAGAGCCgaccagaaaatacctggaccggttcaacgacgaatgcttggaaatTGACGGCCTAACCGATTCGGTGGCCAGCCTTTGTCTGacgaacggcctcctcaacgagGACTTTCGAAAGCACCTTACCACGAAACCAGTTTGGACGATGCACGAGATCCAAACAGTAGCCAAAGAGTACATCAATGACGAGGAAGTCAGCCAagtcgtggctgccaataaaCGGCACTCCGGCTATAATCTACCTAGGCAGCAAGGAAACGGGGAAAGACAAAAAGAACAAGCCAGGGAAGGAGCGCCGAACAAGGCACCCAGGCCATTCCCCCGGGTCGGGAAATTCACCAACTACACTCCGCTCACTCTTcccatcatggaagtttatcaGCAAATTGCCGAGAAAGGAATTCTGCCGAAGCCCCGACCACTCAAGGACCGTACGGGGGGAAGCAAGAACTTTTACTGTGACTATCACAAGGGCTACGGTCACCAAACACAGGACTGTTTTGACCTGAAAGATGCACTGGAACAAGCGATAAGGGAGGGTAAATTAACAGAATTCTCCCATCTCATAAGGGAGCCGAGGAGGCGTCATCGCGACCAAGACGAAGAAGGCAAAGCCCGGTCGGCAAAGCGGCGATAA
- the LOC130963018 gene encoding uncharacterized protein LOC130963018: MKSLGCVKDVQRLAGRLTSLSRFLGASATRALPFFNLMRKGIAFEWTPACEEAFKHFKEILATPPVLGKPKAGEPLYLYLAITGEALTAVLIREEERAQQPVYFVSRALQGAELRYSKLEKLALALLTTSRRLKQYFQGHQIVVRTDQGIRQVLQKPDLAGRMMTWSIELYQYDIRYEPRQAIKAQAMADFLVEVTGEPTEETGTRWRLHVDGASNQTSGGAGIILESPAGVVYEQSIKFEFPVSNNQAEYEALIGGLTLATEVGATRLEICSDSQVVTSQLNGSYQARDSLLQKYLEKVKDLSRKFEEVTIHHVPRERNTRADLLSKLASTKPGEGNRSLIQGMMKEPAITLHLSKLNPSWLDPITDFLEKDKLPDNEKDAKKLRREATRYAIIQGQLFRKGFNQSLLKCLHPDQTDYVLRKVHEGCCGYHIGGKALARKLIRAGYY, encoded by the coding sequence ATGAAGAGTCTGGGTTGTGTCAAGGACGTCCAAAGATTGGCAGGTCGACTAACCTCGTTATCCCGTTTCCTCGGAGCCTCGGCAACAAGGGCCCTACCCTTCTTTAACCTCATGAGGAAAGGGATAGCGTTCGAATGGACGCCCGCATGCGAGGAAGCTTTCAAgcacttcaaggaaatcctaGCGACGCCCCCCGTACTCGGAAAGCCAAAGGCCGGAGAGCCGTTATACTTGTACCTCGCCATAACAGGAGAAGCCCTGACCGCGGTCTTGATACGAGAAGAAGAAAGGGCTCAGCAGCCGGTCTATTTCGTGAGCAGAGCCCTACAAGGGGCGGAACTTAGGTACAGCAAACTGGAAAAGCTAGCTCTGGCACTCTTGACCACCTCGAGGAGGTTAAAACAATACTTCCAAGGCCACCAGATAGTCGTGAGGACGGACCAAGGAATCCGGCAAGTACTCCAGAAACCCGATTtggcgggaagaatgatgacttggtccatcgaaCTCTACCAATACGACATACGGTACGAGCCCCGACAAGCGATCAAGGCGCAAGCAATGGCAGATTTTTTGGTTGAAGTAACGGGAGAACCAACCGAAGAAACGGGCACACGGTGGAGGCTCCATGTGGATGGGGCCTCCAATCAGACATCCGGGGGCGCCGGGATCATCCTAGAGAGCCCGGCCGGGGTCGTGTACGAGCAGTCGATCAAGTTTGAATTCCCCGtttcgaacaaccaagcagaatacgaagcccttATAGGAGGCTTAACCCTAGCAACGGAGGTCGGAGCGACAAGGTTGGAAATATGCAGCGATTCACAGGTTGTCACCTCCCAACTGAacgggagctaccaagccaggGACTCGCTACTACAAAAGTACTTGGAGAAAGTCAAGGATTTGAGCCGGAAGTTTGAGGAAGTCACGATCCACCACGTTCCGAGGgaaaggaacacacgggcagaCCTCCTATCGAAGTTGGCTAGCACCAAACCGGGAGAGGGTAACCGATCTCTCATCCAAGGAATGATGAAGGAGCCGGCAATCACCTTGCACCTCTCAAAGCTAAACCCCTCATGGTTGGACCCCATCACGGACTTCTTAGAAAAAGATAAACTTCCCGACAATGAAAAAGATGCCAAGAAGCTGAGAAGGGAAGCAACCAGATATGCAATCATCCAGGGTCAGTTGTTCAGGAAAGGATTCAACCAGTCCCTACTGAAATGCCTGCACCCCGACCAAACGGACTACGTCCTCAGGAAAGTCCATGAAGGGTGCTGCGGCTATCACATAGGAGGCAAAGCCCTGGCGAGAAAATTAATCCGGGCAGGGTACTATTAG